ccatttttaatatatatattatatagaaATTCGAAATTGACTGTTTTCATGGCCAAAACTCTTAGATAGATTTTGAAGTCTCTGACTTTTACAAAAGAAATCTTgttacaataataaaaacatgcCTATATCCAGTGAAACATAtccaattattaaaaaaaatacaataggGAAGAAACCATATAGAGAATAATGAAGATTAGAGCAATAACCACAATAAATAGAACGATAACCGAAGCAAAGAAAACaataagttaaaaaataaaatcaaagatTAAAATTAGTAAACGATGGTGAAGGATGTAGCTTGCCGTACTACAATGTGaagtataaatttattttaaaaattcactaAAATTGTGATAAAGAGTACATATGAGCCCATAACTTTAAAAACATAATAGGTTCTAAGTTAAGAACCTTAAAAGTTGAACCCATAAAGTTTAAATCCTCAATCCTTCTCTCGCAGAAGGATACTACTAACAAAATCTTGTTAGTTATCACTGTTAATAGTGATGAAACAGTAACTTATGAGTACACAAGGTTTTTGTCCCGGGGACCATGAACTTACTTGGAATGTGGGGTTCAAAcaaatgacaacaacaacaacatacccagagaaatctcacaagtggggtctggggagagtAAATAttcgcagaccttaccactacctcgttgagatagagaggctatttccgagagaccctcgacAGCAAATCCAAATCAAATATTGTCATAAAACAGGTTACCTCATCAAATAGCATATCAAATGTTCAAGCAAATGAAGTAAACCAAACAATGTGTAGACTGATTCATGCACCTGTGACTGTGCCAACTACATCACACATTTGGCATGTACTAGTAACTATAAAAGCTATAACACTATGGCGAAAGCACGCCATCAACAATCCTTTCAATCTGGATGTTCAAATGAAAAGATTAACCAACTCGCGAATTTTTTTGAGCGACCTATGTATTCTCTATAATCTAACTGTTCTTGTACCCACCATCTGATATAATAGCTAATCCTGCAAAACAAACATGTTAACATATTTATGCCTCCATGTTTGTACTTCGGTCTTGATCTGCATCTATAGCACGTGAAGGTTGTCGCTCCAAGCAACCGGTGTTACCTCAGAAGTTACCTTCCCAACTCCAATAATGGCATTCCCCTCGGCCGTAACTCCTCCACCACACTGAGAGTTGATTCCAAGATTTGAAGTTCCATAATCAGAATTCCAATTGTTGGATGAAACTAGATCACCCATAGTGCCTGCAAAAAGTGCAGGTCCAGATCCTGTACCTTGAGTCATAACAGCAGCATTTTCATGCATCTCTGGTTTTGCTTGATTTACCATCTGAACTTCCGAGTCACCAATGTTCTTCGTGCATACCTTATTACTAGCATCTGAAACATTCTTCTTCTGctttttcttgaatttggatttctttggTTTCAGAGCTGCTGCACTCTCCTGGTTGCTGATTGCCAACTCTGTGACCTTCTTCATTGGAACGACAGTGTATGAAGAATAGTTAGGCGCCAAACCATTAGACTGAACAGCCAACAATGCAGTTCGAGCAGCTTTGATCTCTGCTTCCTTCTTTGTTCTAGCTGCCGCTCCAATATATTTCATTCCCCCTACGTCAACAGtacatgaaaatgttatcattTTGCTTTCTGAGTCATACCTCTGGCATTCATACTGTGGAATTGCAAAATTCATCTTCTGAGCATACTCTTGCAACAAATTTTTGCACAAGCCTGTTTCATGCTGAAAAATACACCAAACAAAGCAAAATAGAAGGGTTTTATTACTTCCAgaacacgaaaaattggaagTTAATAGCACAACAACCAAGCACAAGTACTAAactagttaaaaataaaaaaaaaatcaaagtttCTTCATAGACCTAACATTACTCTATTATACAAACTTGTAAAAGGAAGCAATTTAACACACTTCAAACTAACATATAAACCCCTAAAGGTAGTTAGAGTGGTTATGCTACAGCATATCTTCATTGCATTGTGGACCTAATTAACACAAACAGGGAAGTCAAACATTAGCTATTTTTAATGGCTGCccaaaccacaacaacaacaacctaatTTCAAATCCAGGGGcatgaatgaaaataaaaaacattTTGCCATATTTATGCTCTGTGCGATGTCCCTCATCAGCTTCTGCTGCTGCAGGTTATTAGAGGACTTCAAAGACTCAACTGTCATATCTTGCTGGGAGAAGGGGAAAGGAGCTCGGATGACTAAAACGAAGAATAAGGCGTTCCACCACAAAATGGAAGTTTATACATTCACCAAAACACAAAGATCATTAAGAACTGGCCTAGGTAAGTTATTGGCATGAAATGCTGGCCATCATTGTGAAGCCCTCCGCCACCGCAGATTGAAATTCAAACGGGACAAGTTACCCGGAAGATGCAAATTTTTGAGGAAACAGTCGCATAAGAGATTACAATGGCCAAATTTTTCTGAAAAGTAACATATGTATTTGCACAAGCTAGATCTGACACTGTGGCTACCGGTTAGAATACAGGAACAGTTAAGATCATAGTGCATACGAGCGCAGAAGCACAATTATTTTCTCTCGAGTGATGAAGGATAAAGAAAATTACCACTGGCTGAGAAAGGTTTTCCATTGACCCAGAGTTTCCAAGGTTCATGAGTGCAACTTCAGCAGCTGATTGCTCCGCTGCCTTGCGATTGTAAAATCCAGGTAGAGAATCATATCTATCATTGTTTACAATCACCGTTGACGTAAATGTAGGCTCATGAGAAGGGCCTTCCTTGATAGTCTCATAAACAGGGGTAGGAAGTCCAACTTTCTGGGCATACTCTTGCAATCGGCTTTTGAAAACATAACAACTTGACACACCTGTAATATGTTTAATAATAAGTTGCCATCGCCGTTAATAAAACAAGCAATAAGCAATAAAGACGGCTTTAAAGCAGAAAGGTAACAAGTAAAGATAAGAGAATCATTATAAAATTGTTGAAAATCTTTTATAATAATACAGAAGGCATACACATATATGTCTATAAAGCTGAGATTTCAGCGATTGAGACCATCAAATCCCGTAGATCAGACtatgtaaatattttgaattggaAACTGtccttattttcttttcctCTCTCTTTTAAAACCCTAACATCTCTGTCTAAAAGCAAATACTTCAGATCTATATAAAAGCATTGTTATATCTCTAAGGAGCAAAAGGGGCGAAAAAGAATGCCCATTACCAGAAGAAAATGCTACTCAATATCCAATAGTGCAAAGCTAGATACCTAGATTCCCAATAGGCTAAAACCTCTATATAAAAAGCAAACAAATACCAAATCACCATATAAATCAATTACTCCTTAGACCTAAATGTATTAGCCAAGATTAACTTCATCTAAAGTTAACAACTCAAGATTTTTTTCCCATAACAGAGGCTTTTCCTTCTTGAATTGCATATCAAACACTGAATTCACTTTATCCTAgtcaaaagtaaaaaaattacaGGAAAATACAAGAGATATAAAGGAGAAAAAAACTTACTTTTGATGCTCTGGTTGTTCGCCATTTTGGTATTGTCGCTTATAACAAAGACCAAAGAATAGAGTATAGAAACCCAAGTTTTTATATAAGGAAAAAACCGAACATGGTATTTATTCTATgggaaaatttcataaatatccATCAGACTTTTGAGCCAAGTGGAAAAAACAAGGTGACAGAAATGTTATTCTCATTATATTTAAGGGTAAAAAAGGAAATTGAATGACAGCTAATATAAAATCCATTTGGATTCTAGGAATTTGAAACTTGTTCTCCTCTTTCCGCTTTCACCTTCaaaatttccaacaaggatcCAACCAAACCCTAAAACCCAAATATACTTCTAGGTATGTATATACATACACTTACTTTCCTTATTCCgttaaaaattgaatctttGTATGCATATTTACACACCCACCATTCCTATTTGGctaaaagtttgatttttttcttttggaattttttttggttaagaATAGTCATATTGAATCTTTTTATCtgtttatacatatatatgttcatATTTACACACCCACTAGCCCTATTTGGTTAAAATTTGGAGCTTTTGGGATTTGTTTTTGTAATTTTGGTTAAGGAATAGTTCagattgaaattattttatctgTGTATACATGTTCATATTCACACACCACTATCCCTATTTGGCTAataattggattttttttttggattttttgtattttttggtCATGTAATAGTTCATAATGAGTCTTTTTATCGGTGTATACATATAGATGTGCATATTCACACACCCAGTAGTCCTATTTGGCTAAAAGTTTAAGCTTTTGGGAATTTTTTGTTAAGTGATAGTTTGGATTGGATTCTTGATAAGAACTCAGATATAAAGAATGGAGGAATCAGAAAAGAGTAAGGAGAGGCTGAAAGCAATTCGAGAGGAAGCTGCAGAGGCTGGAGATAACAATGAAGAACAAAATCTTATTGGAGGACCCTTGATCATGGCCTTACCAATCCATTGATTGAATCTCCTTCAGCTTCCTCTGGGAAGGATGAGCCAAGGCCTAGATTTGACTACTACACTGACCCCATGGCAGCTTTCTCTGCcaataacaaaaaaaactcTCAGCCCTCAGGTTTCACAACCGTGTAACACGCCTCCATGTTCTTTCTTGAAGTTTatgtttcttttttcctttatatGGCTGCACTTCTGCAAAAGTTATTCATAGATGTTTGGTGTTATATGTTTTACTTTGTGGATTCTTGTGTTTCCTTTGTAAGTACAGGGTGCTTTAGGGGCTATTTATCTTGCTGAACTTAAACTAGATTTTAGGTTAATGAGAGCCATTGAGAGAATATTGGAATGAAACGGCGCGGATGGAGCGGAATGGATGTTAAGGTTTCATATGTCGACCCCAACTAGTTTGGAGTTGATGCatagttgtttttgttgttattcTAAAGCCATGGAGAGAATCTACATCTTTGAGTTAACTTTTTACCAGTTTGTAACTGTAAAATGTAATGCCTTTTCAAGATCCCAAAGACTCAATTAGGTTCATTTTGGCAAGGTCGATTCTTCATCTAATGCGGGAAGTGAGGCTGAGATGGTTTAGACATGTATAGAGGAGGGGTGCAGATGCCCCGGTTAGGAGGTGAGAGAGGTTGCCATTGTGGGCCTGAGGAGGGGTAGGCCTAAGAAGTACTAGGGTGAGGTGATTAGGTAGGATATGACAAGGtagggtaaggtctgtgtactctctaccctccccagacccacctatgggattacactgggtttgttgttgttaagTCTTCATCTgatttttggttctttgttCAGTTGGACCTAATGTGAATGTAAGATTGCCATGAAGATTAAAAGGGACAAAATGGTATGGTGTAGCTTGAACCTAGTGCTCAGGAGGTTGTGCTTGACTGAAAGCATAAGGGAAAGAATACTTGGATGGACATAGTTCAGGATTAGTGTAATTTTGAGGCATATAAGTAGCGGATGGGAAGGTGTGAGACCTTTGCTTCAACAACTCCACCTGCACCCCCGACTTCATTTAGAACTTcaagaaaatgaggagaaagtTGCTTCACTTTGCAACTTAATCATTTactaaaaaacaaaaataacaaaaaggaAATGGTTAACCAGTTTATTTAGCAACAGTTTCTTGTCAACATAGGGAAAGGGGATCAATGTATATAGTTGTTTTGTGATTATTGATCAGGAGAGTATGTGGCAAAACAAAGCTGATTGCTACGGATGCTACCAAAGGTCTTGACCATGTTCTCATAAGTCATAGCTTTGCTCTCCTTTTTGTATGATATATGGCTTTGTTTGTATAAAATTGAGGGTAGagtatttaaaagaaaaggaaattaaTTAGATGAGATCAATGTCAGCAATGCTGCTCATTTCAAGTTTGTCCTATCGGTTAAATTTTGAGCTTTTGCCAGGATAGATGAATTTAGTGCAGAAGTTTGTGCAAAAACAAACGGTAGCATGTTAGTATGAAATGTATTCTCTTTTCTAGAATTTGGAGTGGGTTCCTTTAGCTCCTCTCTTGGAGAGAGGCCGGTTTGTCCGAATTGATTCCTGATGCATATTTTAGAGTAAATTATTCTGCAATCTGCATAACTTTTGTAAATGACGAGCATCCAATTAGCATGAAAAATGAGGGATATGAATCTGgaaaatgatgattttgaggCAGCGTCTTAGACAGAAGGTTATATAGTAGGTCTCTGTTTTGGAATGTTTTTGATGTACTAGCTTTGGTTCAACAAATACCATGATGTGGAACAATCACTTCGCTATTTTTTTTGCGTTTATGTAGTATAAATCTAGACCCTTGTATAATCATTTTTTTCAGGACCTGTGAACGCTGGTTCTCCAGCTTATCATGCTCAAGGAAACTATTACTCACCTCAAAGAACATACCGGCCACGAGGAGTCAACGCCATTCCTCTTGGAATCCGTAGGAAAACTAGTCCTTTTGCACACCACCAGGGAACTCCTCCAACACTTTGGATAGCTCTCTTGGCACACCTAACAACTCCGCCTAATTCACTGCTAATTGGTGACATTTCCAGCCATGGTTCTCCTCAAGTTAGCGAAGCTGGTAGCCAATATGGACAAGGTAGCCCCTACCAAGGTTCAGGATTCAGAAGCAAGGCTTACCAAGGTTCAAGAGGAAGCGGGGGTAGATTCAAATTTTACTATCACAAGTCAATGGTGGAAGACCCATGGAAAGCATTGAAGCCGGTTATTTGGAAGCCACGTGGCGATACACAGGACTCTCAGAAATCCTGGCTTCCAAACTCCATTAGTGCAAAAAAGGCTAAACTTGGAGAGACTCCAACTAGATCCACTCCCCAGAAAAGCCTCGCTGAATATCTGGCTGCCGCATTCAATGAAGCAGCTGGCGAAGGCACTGTGAATAATAATGAATCCAACACATGAAGCTTTAGATGCTTGGagtttttagttatttttatgtCATATACTCCTGTAATTTCTGCAAATAGTAAGTTGAGTTGTAGTCTAATACCAAATTTGTATAGTTTCCTGCTCATTTTAAGTTATCATTGATGTCTAATAAGTTCCAATCCAAGTCAATATTGACTAGCTCTTGATATCCTTGGAGTGAAACAGATTTTATGCACTCAggtttgatttcttttttagaCTGTACAGATATTGGTTCTTGTTGCATTTACCAAAGAAAttatattgatattgaaagaGGATTATGTCTTCAATCAATGTATTTTTAAGTGTTTTTACTTTTTCCTCATTCTCAGAGCGTAGAGCTCTTGTCAATTGACTTAATTTGTGTTTGGTATGGAGGAAAGTTACTTTTTATGgagaatatttttctaaaatatgttTCGTGTTTGGTTAGTGagtgaaatattttttgaaaaagtatatatattaaCGAGTAGCAACAATACTAGCAAAACTGATAGTGTTTTGAAGAATTTTTCAGTACTAGAGGTTAATAATAATGTCTATATATTAGTTTGAGCAAGTAATAAAGTTCAAAGTAAGAGATAGTTGTAAGGAAAACGACTTGTGGGAGAACCTTTTCAGTAACCAAACACCCAGacaatgattatttttttttatatagaaatcatattcatgaaaaataactTCTGCAACACAGATTTTTTAATTCTTCTTTATCATGTCATATTTGGATCAAAACTCTTATTTTATCTAAATATTTCTCCCctagttatttttctttttcttctgatAAAGTGATAACATTTCTCCCCTAGTTACTTGTATCCACAAACATTTGGATCATGAAGAAGGTTTACATCTTCTGGAAATGTTATCCTTCAACAACATCAAGGCGTGTTCAGACAAGAAGTTTACTTCAAGATTGAGTTTCATGCACAAAAGAGATTCGCCCCTCTTTTATCTCTAGCGGTTACGGCTACGGATATGATTCACAAGAATAATTTTCAGAGCATAAGATGTCAAAGATTGGTTAGTAGCATCAAATCAACTGTGCAAATTGCATTCCCTAGCTAATTTCAGAAAGTAGATGCTTGTTTAATGCCATAATCTACTGTAGAGTGCATGTAGGTCAACTTTCTGCTCCCTGCATATCTCATCCATGAATGTATCCATGAGTTGCCCTGCCAAACTTGAATGGTCATCGACGAAGGTGTCTATGAAGACTCGAACTACCTTTCTCTCTTGTGTTGTGGCTTTCAAGCTGAACCAAGTCAAGAACTTCACTCTGAAATCTGTTTCTATGAGCCCTTCATGTTCCAACTTTTTGATGATCCCTACAGAGTACTCATAATCACTTTCCTTCACTTGTCCTATGCCATTCAATTGCACTTCCTTTGATCCATTAGTTTGGCAAGGTGTGGCAGGTGCGCTTGAAAGTGGACTAGCTAAAGGAATGTTCCTCTTGGGAAGAGGGGATATAGGAAATGCATTAGCTtggctttcaatgtcattcaGGGAGCATGGTTTTGGATCATAAGTTGTTAGTTTGTAGTCAGTAGAACTCATTGACTCAGCATGCATCAGTGTACTATCTATAGTTGCATTATCTGAACCTGACTTGTAGCTTGTCTGTACAGCAGGTGTTATCCAATTCACTTCCTGACCCCCCAAAGTCGCTGCCTTGCTGAAGAAAGAAACCTTGCAGAAGTACTGTGTCGAAGGATCAAGACCATCCAGCCTAAATCTCTTCACAGGGCTTAGTGCAATAAAAGTTGCCTCATCTGGATATCTGTTGACTGTGGACTTTCGATACCACAATTTGAAGCCCATAAGTTCGTTCAACATATGATCATTATATTCGAACACAATCGTTACTTTAGATGGAGATTGCTCCTCAAAATGTATCCTGCAAGCTGTCAAGAGTGTTCAATAAAAGCAAAAGATGAAATCAGTACTGCACAGATCTAGTCCAATGCAAAATAAGTAATGCACGCAGAACAAAAAGGTGAAGAAGACCATGATAATATATCAGTTAGGCTTGCATGCCTCCACATTCTAGTGAACATTAAATCTATCTTAAGTTGTGTAGCTGGAATTTCTTGCAAAAACTTCGGTATTATTTGATAAAACTCCACGAAAATATCCCGCAAAATGATAGTCAAAGTTTAAACTTGAACAGAGAAGAAACTATTGCAATGATAAATACAAGACTTGTTTGTCAAACATTACACTATCGTAAACTTGTTTCCTTCCAGGTCTGTGTTTTTCCAGAACGAAACAGTAGTATAGCTATTGACATGCAGATAGTCAATAATAAATTTAAGAATACTCACACATCCGAGTCTCTTCATTTTTCATATGATTAGAGTATTGATTCTGAAACATGGAATCAAAAGTGTCCACTGCAGAGCCACACAGCTTCTGAACTGCAGTGCCGCAAGAAAGCCTATTCACTATCCTGCGATCCATTTTCTCTGATGCCTGAGCAAGAGGCCCTACTTCATTCTTCAACATCTCAGCAGCCGATTCAACAACTTTCAGCAGTCCTTTGTATTTCTCAGTTTTCTCCAGGATTTTATGGCTTAGAGAGATTCTTAAACACAGCACATCAACTCTTCTTGCCTCCTTTGCTGTCATCAATTGTTTTCTCAAGGTTCTAAAGCAACTCGGATCAGGTTAGTTATCTTTAGTGTGTGTGATAATTACCATCGAGTTAAAAAAAACTACCATTAAATTTCTCTGGATTACTAAAAAGATACTCACTGAAagcaaaaaaaatgacatttttctcTGCTGATGTACACACACAGAAACATCCCCTATCAAACATTTTTTTGGGCAAAAATCATAGCCACTAGCAGATATTACAGACCATAGTTTTTTTAATATATCTCCTCTGTGTTAACAAGGATGTCGTATAAGGTCCATTACTTCCTAAATCAGACTTAGGCACATATATCAAAAAGGAAAGAGCATGCAGATGAGGGGTCAGTAATTGCAAGAATATCATCGTTAGAACTAGACATGGTTAAGTAAAATGAATAACCATGTACAGTCCATTTCTTGGATCTACCTTTCTGTTAAACACACATATGTTACGGGTTAAAGAAAGAGTTAAATACCTCATTAGCCCGTTAACTTTTCCACAAGAAACACAATAAAAATCTCCATCCAATTTTGGATTGATGCAATTCTTCAATATGCCTGATTGTTCATGCTCAAGTGCACATTTTAGATGACATGACAATCCACATGGCTTAGTTTCATCTTGAGAATCGGAATCACAGGTTAACCACAAACTAGGGTCTTTATTATCATCGTACTGATGACAAATGCAGCAAGAACATCTTTTGCAGAAAACGTCATCTCTTTCAAGAGTAGCTCTACATACCAGATTATGGCAGAGTAGGACCTGGGTTTTGCTTTCCATCTCCCAAATAACTTCATCATTCTGAACGGAAGGTTGACATTGATATTCTTGCTTCCGCAGCCGTTTGAAGGCAGGACCAGTATCTGTGTTAGACTTACAGGAAACCAGCTTTAGAAGGTGATctatcattttgaattttgtgtAGCCAGAGTATTTTCTCTCTTCGCCCATCTCAGCACATATAATCTCTAGAAGTTCTTTTCTGCTCAACGAACTCAAGATCTTCGGCGAATCTTCAGGGCATTGAGAAATTTCATGTACTAATTGCCTTTTATCTTCCATACTCAATTGGCTAAATTTACAGGGATCGATAACAAGACCTGAAAAGGGATCTCGGTGtcaaataaatcaaatttaaGCATCACAATTCAACTTCAAATACCTGTATCTACTGATTTGTTACTAGAACTATCATGTGTTTTAGCACACTGAGATATCCCAATTATTGTGAAAGCAAAACTATACAGATCTAGAATATAAAGGGGCGACTACTAAAAAGAATTTGGTAGTCAAAGCAACTCGAGATTATCAGGTCAAATTAACAGATGTCATGGTGAAAATTGTACCGGCACAACGTTAATCACAAGAACTTATGAAGATGTGTATTTATGAGTTAGCTATTGCGTATTTGTACAAGTGTATATATCAATCAACTACACCTCAACGTCAAACTATTGATTGGAGTGAGAGGTCAAACCCGTGAATTCAAAATCACTCGGAAGCTGTGATACCTATGTGCTAGCAAACTGCACCACAACCCCTCTGCCCATGCATTAACATTATACAAGTATGATATCAACAATTTAAAGGAAGAAACTACCAAACTCCACAGTTACAAAATTCCAAGTCAGAAGTTattgaaaaaaaaggaaagctcTTTAGACAAAAGTTAGCTATGTGATATCCTATGTCCACAAATCCAATAGCTAATGCATTCTAGCTGTCACTATTCAAGAGAAATTTTCCCTATTTGATAATCTTTATCGTTCATAGGTGATCAAGATAATTGAGTTCTCTCTAGTTCTTTACCAATTACCCTCCTTTCGCCAAGGATGAAACGTTGTTAATGTGATCAATCAACACCTAATTAGattcattctttctttttctaatttgattttttgtaTAACCTGCTAATTGAACCAAAAAAAACCATTCACTTATCGACATAATATTGCATCCTTCTATCTGTGGTTGCTGCCAATTCTCCATCACAACGGAACTGCCACATCCTTATATCACTTGCATAGTACTATAGTCTATAGTCAGCCTAAGGATGCTCAAGCTTCTCTTGCATcagaaataagaaaaatgacaGCACATTAAGCATAAAAGGcagttctttttttctttaattactTAAAACACAGAGAGAAAATTCgtgtacactttatcctccccagacccagACCTCACTTGTGTAACTACACCGgatatgttgatgttgttgttacttAAAACACAGATAGGACCTTTCGTAGCTGGTTATAAAATATGTAGCGGAGAAATTTGTCTATGAAGAAACAAGTATAGAAATCAAGCTGATCTAAATGTAGTCTAAACCCAACTTACATTGTCAAGAACAAAACTTTAAGGAACTAAATCATATAATAAACAAAACTAACAAGAGTATACCAAGtccaactaaaaaaaaataggtaagagACAAAACCCACAACCAATATAACATTGAAAGAGACAAAACCCACAACCAATATAACATTAGACATGCCCATCACCCATCAGCAGCTCTACACAGTAAATACAATAaccccataaaaataaaagaaacccTTAATACCTGATAAGGCAGACTCCATAGCAGAAAAATTTCTACTGCCCTATTGCTTTCTCATTCTCTCAAAtcaaacaaaagaaacaaaCCCCATTTAGTATAAAATCATAAACTAACCCAAAATACAACAATGCAGGTAAAAAGACAGCACCTTTATGAGATCAAGAAAATCTCAAAACAAGAACAACATTGTTTACTACTTTTTCTCTGTGTGTGCGTGAAAGAGGCACGTTGTGGGTAGGGAGTTGTTGGGAGGGAGGGGTTGAAGAGTGAAGGGTAAGCATTAAAAAGTTGGAtaggaaaaagaggaataagaaaaaataattattatagtATATGTTGTGTAGCCATGGATGTCAGATTATGGAGGTGATTTTCAGAATGTGAAAGCGAATGAGATTAATAAGGGACCCGCCTGTTATTTATTTACCCTATTAACAAACAAAAAGGAAACGGCCACTGCATGGTTTGGCTTCACACGCGCTTCTCACTTCGCTCCTTTGTCGGGATTGAATATCTGAACACgtgataaattaattttattagatatgaatattttttttatctcaatttatttattatatttagatTTGGTACGAAGTgtaaaagaataaagaagatttttaaattttaaattaaaaatatatagaatgcatcaaaatattaacatattaaacatgtcatgtgaaaTATTGAAATCAAAGAGAATCAAAGagttgtaaaaaaataattagattttttttaaatgaattaaaaaagaaaataaaacaaataaattaaaacagagaatcactttcaattcaacttctaaaaagaaaaaaagtgcaCTTTCGAGTACTTGTGATAAAATTACACTTAAAATATGTCACATTCTTTATTTATAAACATTAACCTCAATTGTAAAACATCAAGCTTGTTCCAATTGATATTGATGTGTataattaaatgatatgtgCTATATATGATAGATGCTTAAGAgcaagtgaaaaaaaataatcaaaagtttAACTAAAAGTATATAATATGGACATTTTATCATGTGTTCAAGTATTATAATTCAAGTGcttaaataaatttactaagAAGTTTATGGGTTCGTTGATATTttaagcttcttttttttttgtgtaattGTACATCAAAATAATTGAAGGTAATCAAGGTACAACAACAAATTAAGTGTAATCTCACATATGAAATATGCACAGAAATTTATTCTTATCTTAAAAAGATAATGAGGTTGTTTTCAATAAATCTTTGGCTTAGAGATCAATAAAAAAGAGATAGTAGCAACAAacagaaataatattgtaattat
This region of Solanum dulcamara chromosome 9, daSolDulc1.2, whole genome shotgun sequence genomic DNA includes:
- the LOC129902064 gene encoding double-stranded RNA-binding protein 1-like, whose amino-acid sequence is MANNQSIKSVSSCYVFKSRLQEYAQKVGLPTPVYETIKEGPSHEPTFTSTVIVNNDRYDSLPGFYNRKAAEQSAAEVALMNLGNSGSMENLSQPVHETGLCKNLLQEYAQKMNFAIPQYECQRYDSESKMITFSCTVDVGGMKYIGAAARTKKEAEIKAARTALLAVQSNGLAPNYSSYTVVPMKKVTELAISNQESAAALKPKKSKFKKKQKKNVSDASNKVCTKNIGDSEVQMVNQAKPEMHENAAVMTQGTGSGPALFAGTMGDLVSSNNWNSDYGTSNLGINSQCGGGVTAEGNAIIGVGKVTSEVTPVAWSDNLHVL
- the LOC129902066 gene encoding VIN3-like protein 2; the encoded protein is MESALSGLVIDPCKFSQLSMEDKRQLVHEISQCPEDSPKILSSLSRKELLEIICAEMGEERKYSGYTKFKMIDHLLKLVSCKSNTDTGPAFKRLRKQEYQCQPSVQNDEVIWEMESKTQVLLCHNLVCRATLERDDVFCKRCSCCICHQYDDNKDPSLWLTCDSDSQDETKPCGLSCHLKCALEHEQSGILKNCINPKLDGDFYCVSCGKVNGLMRTLRKQLMTAKEARRVDVLCLRISLSHKILEKTEKYKGLLKVVESAAEMLKNEVGPLAQASEKMDRRIVNRLSCGTAVQKLCGSAVDTFDSMFQNQYSNHMKNEETRMSCRIHFEEQSPSKVTIVFEYNDHMLNELMGFKLWYRKSTVNRYPDEATFIALSPVKRFRLDGLDPSTQYFCKVSFFSKAATLGGQEVNWITPAVQTSYKSGSDNATIDSTLMHAESMSSTDYKLTTYDPKPCSLNDIESQANAFPISPLPKRNIPLASPLSSAPATPCQTNGSKEVQLNGIGQVKESDYEYSVGIIKKLEHEGLIETDFRVKFLTWFSLKATTQERKVVRVFIDTFVDDHSSLAGQLMDTFMDEICREQKVDLHALYSRLWH